In Marinobacter sp. LQ44, the following are encoded in one genomic region:
- a CDS encoding phosphoglycerate kinase, translating into MAIKKMTDLNLAGNRVLIREDLNVPVKNGKVSSDARIRASLPTIKAAKDAGAKVMLMSHLGRPEEGVYDEASSMKPVAEHLSTLLGQEVRLIKDYLNGVEVADGEVVLLENVRFNKGEKKDNEDLAKQYAALCDVYVMDAFGTAHRAQASTHGVAKFAPEACAGPLLAAELDALGKALDNPAKPVVAIVGGSKVSTKLDVLNALEKVCDQIIVGGGIANTFLAAAGHPVGKSLCEHDLIDTAKDIASRVEIPLPVDVVVASEFAETATATVKNISDVSDDDMILDVGPETAGQFASLLKNAKTILWNGPVGVFEFDQFGNGTQALAEAIAESDAFSLAGGGDTVAAVDKYGIADKISYISTGGGAFLEFVEGKTLPAVAVLEERGA; encoded by the coding sequence ATGGCCATCAAAAAAATGACTGACCTGAACCTCGCCGGCAATCGGGTTCTGATTCGTGAAGACCTGAACGTACCGGTCAAAAACGGCAAAGTCTCCAGCGACGCCCGCATCCGCGCCTCGCTGCCGACCATCAAAGCCGCTAAAGACGCCGGCGCCAAAGTCATGCTGATGTCCCACCTGGGTCGCCCGGAAGAAGGCGTGTACGACGAGGCCTCTTCCATGAAGCCGGTTGCCGAACACCTGAGCACCCTGCTCGGCCAGGAAGTGCGCCTGATCAAGGACTACCTCAACGGCGTTGAAGTGGCCGACGGCGAAGTGGTGCTGCTCGAAAACGTTCGCTTCAACAAAGGCGAAAAGAAAGACAACGAAGACCTGGCCAAACAATACGCCGCCCTGTGCGACGTCTACGTGATGGACGCCTTCGGCACCGCCCACCGCGCCCAGGCCTCCACCCACGGCGTAGCGAAGTTCGCCCCAGAAGCCTGCGCCGGCCCCCTGCTGGCAGCAGAACTCGACGCCCTCGGCAAAGCCCTGGATAACCCGGCCAAACCCGTTGTCGCCATCGTTGGCGGCTCCAAAGTCTCCACCAAACTCGACGTACTCAACGCCCTGGAAAAAGTGTGTGACCAGATCATCGTCGGTGGCGGCATCGCCAACACCTTCCTGGCCGCAGCCGGCCACCCGGTGGGCAAATCCCTGTGCGAACACGACCTGATCGACACCGCCAAAGACATCGCCAGCCGCGTGGAGATCCCGCTGCCGGTTGACGTAGTGGTCGCCAGCGAATTCGCCGAAACTGCCACCGCCACCGTGAAAAACATCTCCGACGTCAGCGACGACGACATGATCCTCGACGTAGGCCCGGAAACCGCCGGCCAGTTCGCGAGCCTGCTCAAGAACGCCAAAACCATCCTGTGGAACGGCCCGGTTGGCGTATTCGAATTCGACCAGTTCGGCAACGGCACCCAAGCATTGGCTGAAGCCATCGCCGAAAGCGACGCCTTCTCCCTGGCAGGCGGCGGCGACACCGTCGCGGCCGTTGACAAATACGGCATAGCTGACAAGATCTCCTACATCTCAACCGGCGGCGGCGCGTTCCTGGAATTCGTGGAAGGCAAAACCCTGCCGGCGGTTGCCGTGTTGGAAGAACGCGGAGCGTAA
- the ahcY gene encoding adenosylhomocysteinase — MSTPAEKLTTFEDYKVRDITLADWGRKEIKIAEGEMPALMKLREKYKAEQPLKGANIMGCIHMTIQTAVLIETLVELGANVRWSSCNIFSTQDQAAAAIAAQGIPVFAWKGETDEEYEWCLHRTVGADVDGWQPNMILDDGGDLTELLHKEYPQVIAKCHGVTEETTTGVHRLQEMLRDGTLKIPAINVNDSVTKSKNDNKYGCRHSLNDAIKRATDHLLSGKKALVIGYGDVGKGSALSLRQEGMIVKVTEADPICAMQACMDGFEVVSPYIDGINTGTEQGINTDLLGTTDLLVTTTGNVNVCDANMLKALKNGAVVCNIGHFDNEIDTAYMRKNWEWDEVKPQVHVIYRDKASNDHLILLSEGRLVNLGNATGHPSRIMDGSFANQVLAQMYLFERKFADLPEESKAKGVYVQVLPKQLDEEVARAMVEGFGGVITKMTPDQAKYIGVPVEGPYKPESYRY; from the coding sequence ATGAGCACTCCGGCAGAAAAACTGACCACGTTTGAAGACTACAAAGTCCGCGACATTACCCTCGCCGACTGGGGCCGCAAGGAAATCAAAATCGCCGAAGGCGAAATGCCCGCCCTGATGAAACTGCGCGAGAAATACAAAGCCGAGCAGCCGCTGAAAGGCGCCAACATCATGGGCTGCATCCACATGACCATCCAGACCGCCGTATTGATTGAAACCCTGGTGGAGCTAGGCGCTAACGTGCGCTGGTCATCGTGCAACATCTTCTCCACCCAGGACCAGGCCGCAGCCGCCATCGCGGCGCAAGGCATTCCCGTGTTCGCGTGGAAAGGTGAAACTGACGAAGAATACGAATGGTGCCTGCACCGCACCGTAGGTGCAGACGTGGACGGCTGGCAACCGAACATGATCCTGGACGACGGCGGCGACCTGACCGAGTTGCTGCACAAGGAATACCCGCAGGTGATTGCCAAGTGCCACGGTGTGACCGAAGAAACCACCACCGGCGTGCACCGTCTGCAGGAAATGCTGCGCGACGGCACTCTGAAGATCCCGGCGATCAACGTGAACGATTCGGTCACCAAATCCAAGAACGACAACAAGTACGGCTGTCGTCACAGCCTGAACGACGCCATCAAGCGTGCTACCGACCACCTGCTGTCTGGCAAGAAAGCACTGGTCATCGGCTACGGTGACGTAGGTAAAGGCTCTGCCCTGTCCCTGCGCCAGGAAGGCATGATTGTAAAAGTGACCGAAGCCGACCCGATCTGCGCCATGCAGGCCTGCATGGACGGTTTTGAAGTGGTATCCCCGTACATCGATGGCATCAACACCGGTACCGAGCAAGGCATCAACACCGACCTGCTGGGCACCACTGACCTGCTGGTGACTACCACCGGTAACGTCAACGTGTGTGACGCCAACATGCTGAAGGCGCTGAAGAACGGCGCTGTGGTGTGCAACATCGGCCACTTCGATAATGAAATCGATACCGCCTACATGCGCAAGAACTGGGAGTGGGACGAGGTCAAACCGCAGGTACACGTGATTTACCGCGACAAGGCCAGCAACGACCACCTGATCCTGCTGTCCGAAGGCCGCCTGGTGAACCTGGGCAACGCCACCGGTCACCCGTCCCGGATCATGGATGGCTCCTTCGCCAACCAGGTGCTGGCCCAGATGTACCTGTTCGAGCGCAAGTTTGCCGACCTGCCGGAGGAATCCAAGGCCAAGGGTGTTTACGTTCAGGTACTGCCCAAGCAACTGGACGAAGAAGTGGCCCGCGCCATGGTCGAAGGTTTTGGTGGCGTGATCACCAAGATGACGCCGGACCAGGCAAAATACATCGGTGTGCCGGTCGAAGGCCCGTACAAGCCGGAAAGCTACAGGTACTGA
- the metF gene encoding methylenetetrahydrofolate reductase [NAD(P)H]: MESQKQFKRRFSFEFFPPKTDQGKEKLQAVRNQLAEVNPDFFSVTFGAGGSTRDRTIETVLNLHKQGISTAPHLSCVGGTRAEIGELLDLYKENGINRIVALRGDLPSGMGASGELRYANELVEFIREHSGDHFNLEVAAYPEFHPQARNAEEDLKNFARKVQAGANSAITQYFFNADSYFYFIDRLEQMGVTIPVVPGIMPIVNFSSLVRFSDMCGAEIPRWIRKQLEAYGDDTDSIRKFGEDVVTEMCEKLLKAGAPGLHFYTLNQAEPSLSIWKNLDISDREKIAF; this comes from the coding sequence ATGGAATCCCAGAAGCAATTCAAGCGCCGTTTCAGCTTTGAGTTTTTCCCGCCCAAGACCGATCAGGGCAAGGAAAAGCTGCAGGCGGTGCGCAACCAGCTGGCGGAGGTGAACCCGGATTTCTTCTCGGTCACCTTCGGCGCCGGCGGCTCCACCCGGGACCGCACCATTGAAACAGTACTGAACCTGCACAAGCAGGGCATTTCCACGGCACCGCACCTGTCGTGCGTGGGTGGTACCCGCGCAGAGATCGGCGAGCTGCTGGATCTGTACAAAGAAAACGGCATCAACCGGATCGTGGCCCTGCGCGGCGACCTGCCCTCGGGTATGGGCGCTTCCGGTGAACTGCGTTACGCCAACGAACTGGTGGAGTTCATCCGGGAGCACAGCGGTGATCACTTCAACCTGGAAGTGGCCGCATACCCGGAGTTCCATCCCCAGGCCCGCAACGCCGAGGAAGACCTGAAGAACTTCGCACGAAAAGTACAGGCCGGTGCCAACAGCGCCATCACCCAGTACTTCTTCAACGCCGACAGCTACTTCTACTTCATCGACCGCCTGGAGCAGATGGGAGTCACCATTCCGGTGGTGCCGGGCATCATGCCGATCGTGAACTTCTCCAGCCTGGTGCGGTTCTCCGACATGTGCGGTGCGGAAATCCCGCGTTGGATCCGCAAGCAGCTGGAAGCCTATGGCGACGACACCGACAGCATCCGCAAGTTCGGTGAAGACGTGGTCACCGAGATGTGTGAGAAGCTGCTGAAAGCCGGGGCGCCCGGGCTGCACTTCTACACCCTGAACCAGGCTGAACCCAGTCTCTCCATCTGGAAGAATCTGGACATCAGCGACCGGGAGAAGATCGCTTTCTGA
- the gap gene encoding type I glyceraldehyde-3-phosphate dehydrogenase: MTNSTPFRIAINGYGRIGQCVLRALYENGYRDHLQVVAINELSDIDTIAHLTKYDSTHGRFHGEVAVDGDNLVVNGDRIRVLRHPDPSDLPWRLLDVDLVLECSGAYSDRATAEKHIEAGAQRLLFSQPGESDVDRTVVFGINDHQLNAEDVIVAAGSCTTNCLVPVIKVLDDAFGVEQGSTTTIHAAMNDQPVIDAYHHQDLRRTRSALHNIVPVDTGLARGIERLLPHMVGRFSSVAMRVPTLNVSAIDMVVNVREATDVMAVNQLLQNAAKGGLKGILGYTDELLASSDFNHDAHSGVVDGGQTRVTGGTMVKVLCWFDNEWGFANRMLDVSKVWLEKTD, translated from the coding sequence ATGACCAACTCAACGCCGTTTCGCATCGCCATCAACGGGTACGGCCGCATAGGCCAGTGCGTGTTGCGGGCACTCTATGAAAACGGCTATCGCGACCATCTGCAGGTGGTCGCGATCAACGAGTTGTCGGATATCGACACCATCGCCCATCTCACCAAATACGACTCCACCCACGGGCGGTTTCACGGTGAGGTGGCGGTGGATGGCGATAACCTGGTGGTCAACGGCGATCGCATCCGGGTGCTGCGCCACCCGGACCCGAGTGATCTGCCATGGCGTTTGCTGGACGTAGACCTGGTGCTGGAATGCTCCGGCGCTTACTCCGACCGCGCCACAGCGGAGAAACACATTGAGGCGGGCGCCCAACGCCTGCTGTTTTCCCAGCCAGGCGAATCCGATGTGGACCGCACCGTGGTGTTCGGAATCAACGACCACCAGCTGAATGCTGAGGATGTGATTGTGGCTGCGGGCTCCTGCACCACCAACTGTCTGGTACCGGTGATCAAGGTACTGGACGACGCCTTCGGCGTAGAGCAGGGCAGTACCACCACTATCCACGCCGCCATGAACGACCAGCCGGTGATCGATGCTTACCACCACCAGGACCTGCGCCGCACCCGCAGCGCGCTTCATAATATCGTCCCGGTAGACACAGGACTGGCCCGTGGCATCGAGCGTTTGCTGCCTCATATGGTGGGTCGCTTCAGCTCCGTGGCCATGCGCGTGCCAACGCTTAATGTCTCTGCTATAGACATGGTGGTGAATGTACGCGAGGCCACCGATGTAATGGCGGTGAACCAGCTATTACAGAACGCCGCAAAGGGAGGCCTGAAAGGCATCCTCGGTTACACCGATGAACTGCTGGCCAGTTCCGACTTCAACCACGACGCCCATTCCGGCGTGGTAGACGGCGGCCAGACCCGAGTCACCGGCGGCACCATGGTGAAAGTACTCTGCTGGTTCGACAATGAATGGGGCTTCGCCAACCGGATGCTGGATGTCAGCAAGGTCTGGCTTGAGAAAACTGATTGA
- the fba gene encoding class II fructose-bisphosphate aldolase (catalyzes the reversible aldol condensation of dihydroxyacetonephosphate and glyceraldehyde 3-phosphate in the Calvin cycle, glycolysis, and/or gluconeogenesis), with the protein MALISLRQLLDHAAEHGYGVPAFNVNNLEQMRAIMEAADKTDSPVIVQASAGARKYAGAPFLRHLILAAIEEWPHIPVVMHQDHGTSPAVCQRSIQLGFSSVMMDGSLGEDGKTPTSYEYNVDVTRRTVEMAHACGVSVEGELGCLGSLETGQAGEEDGIGAEGTLDHSQMLTDPEEAADFVQKTQVDALAIAIGTSHGAYKFTRPPTGDILAIDQIKAIHARIPDTHLVMHGSSSVPQEWLKVINEFGGEIPETYGVPVEEIVEGIKHGVRKVNIDTDLRLASTGAVRRFMAQNPAEFDPRKFLKATMVAMTDICVARYEAFGCAGQASKIKPLNLEQMFERYEAGELDPKVK; encoded by the coding sequence ATGGCCCTGATTTCGCTGCGGCAACTTCTGGACCACGCCGCCGAGCACGGTTACGGTGTGCCAGCCTTTAACGTGAACAACCTCGAACAAATGCGCGCCATCATGGAAGCCGCCGACAAAACCGACTCCCCGGTCATTGTTCAGGCCTCCGCCGGTGCCCGCAAATACGCCGGTGCGCCTTTCCTGCGCCACCTGATCCTGGCCGCCATCGAAGAATGGCCGCACATCCCTGTGGTTATGCATCAGGACCACGGCACCAGCCCCGCAGTTTGCCAGCGCTCCATCCAGCTCGGCTTCAGCTCCGTCATGATGGACGGCTCCCTGGGTGAAGACGGCAAAACCCCGACCAGCTACGAATACAACGTAGACGTCACCCGTCGCACCGTTGAAATGGCCCACGCCTGTGGTGTCTCCGTAGAAGGTGAACTGGGCTGCCTGGGCTCCCTCGAAACCGGCCAGGCCGGTGAAGAAGACGGCATTGGCGCCGAAGGCACCCTGGACCATAGCCAGATGCTGACCGATCCGGAAGAAGCTGCCGACTTCGTCCAGAAAACCCAGGTAGACGCACTGGCCATCGCCATCGGCACCAGCCACGGCGCCTACAAGTTCACCCGTCCGCCCACAGGTGACATCCTGGCCATCGACCAGATCAAAGCCATCCACGCCCGCATCCCGGACACCCACCTGGTCATGCACGGCTCAAGCTCCGTACCCCAGGAGTGGCTGAAGGTGATCAACGAATTCGGTGGTGAGATTCCGGAAACCTACGGTGTGCCGGTGGAGGAAATCGTCGAAGGCATCAAACACGGCGTACGCAAGGTCAACATCGACACCGACCTGCGCCTTGCCTCTACCGGTGCCGTTCGTCGTTTCATGGCCCAGAACCCGGCCGAATTCGACCCGCGCAAATTCCTCAAGGCCACTATGGTCGCCATGACCGATATCTGCGTAGCTCGCTACGAGGCGTTTGGTTGTGCCGGCCAGGCCAGCAAGATCAAGCCTCTGAACCTCGAGCAGATGTTCGAGCGGTATGAGGCTGGCGAGCTGGACCCGAAGGTCAAGTAA
- a CDS encoding metalloregulator ArsR/SmtB family transcription factor — protein sequence MTSLNAHANELSSVDTLAPIFKASGDPLRLEILRVLRRDTFGVLELSQLFDMRQSGMSHHLKVMNKAGLLEPQREGNAIFYRRPLHLDSDKLADQAIRQIFETVDRVPLPPQLEEKIEAIREQRAEQSQAFFSRHSEQFREQQELIAAFDLYAEPTAELIRKRTTRQEWRSALEIGPGEGAFLPVLSALFEHVVALDNSKDMLAKATRTCIDERLNNVDLIEGVTDTLLARGDAFDLIVANMVLHHVPSPADIFLDAAALMNSGGCFIVSDLCSHDQDWAKENCGDLWLGFEPEELTAWAADAGLTAGEQLFIGLRNGFQVQVREFWKTSATA from the coding sequence ATGACCTCACTCAATGCACATGCTAACGAACTGTCCTCTGTGGACACCCTGGCACCGATCTTCAAGGCGAGCGGAGACCCCCTGCGCCTGGAAATCCTGCGGGTGCTGCGCCGTGACACCTTCGGCGTGCTTGAGCTGAGCCAGCTGTTTGATATGCGCCAGTCCGGCATGAGCCATCACCTGAAAGTGATGAATAAGGCCGGGCTGCTGGAACCCCAGCGTGAAGGCAACGCCATTTTCTACCGCCGCCCCCTGCATCTGGACAGCGACAAACTGGCGGACCAGGCCATCCGGCAGATTTTTGAGACGGTGGACCGCGTGCCCTTGCCGCCGCAGCTGGAAGAAAAGATTGAGGCAATCCGGGAGCAGCGGGCGGAGCAGTCCCAGGCGTTTTTCTCCCGACACTCGGAGCAGTTCCGGGAACAACAGGAATTGATTGCAGCCTTCGACCTCTATGCCGAACCCACAGCAGAGCTGATCCGCAAGCGCACGACTCGGCAAGAATGGCGCAGTGCGCTGGAAATCGGTCCCGGTGAAGGTGCGTTCCTGCCCGTACTGTCAGCCCTGTTTGAACACGTGGTAGCGCTGGATAACAGCAAAGACATGCTGGCCAAGGCCACCCGCACCTGTATTGATGAGCGTTTGAATAATGTGGATTTGATTGAAGGCGTCACCGACACCCTGCTGGCCCGCGGTGATGCCTTTGACCTGATCGTCGCCAACATGGTGCTGCACCATGTGCCCAGCCCGGCGGACATCTTCCTGGATGCCGCGGCACTGATGAACAGCGGTGGCTGTTTTATCGTCAGTGATTTGTGCAGCCATGATCAGGACTGGGCGAAAGAGAATTGCGGCGACCTCTGGCTTGGCTTTGAGCCGGAAGAGCTGACCGCCTGGGCCGCTGATGCCGGCCTGACCGCCGGAGAGCAACTGTTTATTGGCCTGCGCAACGGTTTCCAGGTGCAGGTACGGGAATTCTGGAAAACGTCCGCAACGGCTTGA
- the metK gene encoding methionine adenosyltransferase, translating to MSDYNIFTSESVSEGHPDKLADQISDAVLDAILADDPHARVACETMVKTGVAIVGGEITTSAWVDLEDLVRGVIKDIGYTSSDVGYDGDTCGVINIIGKQSVDIAQGVDRQKPEDQGAGDQGLMFGYASNETDVLMPAPITFSHRLVQRQAEARKSGLLPWLRPDAKSQVTCRYENGQVVGIDAVVLSTQHDPDVTQEDLKEAVMELIVKHTLPEELLHKDTQFHINPTGKFVIGGPVGDCGLTGRKIIVDTYGGMARHGGGAFSGKDPSKVDRSAAYAGRYVAKNIVAAGLAEKCEIQVSYAIGVAQPTSISLNTFGTGKISDDKIIDLVRAHFDLRPYAITNMLDLLHPMYRATAAYGHFGRDPYEMTVGGKTFTAFPWEKTDRASALKDAAGI from the coding sequence ATGTCTGACTACAACATCTTCACCTCCGAATCGGTCTCTGAAGGCCACCCGGACAAACTGGCCGACCAGATTTCCGATGCGGTACTGGATGCCATCCTGGCCGACGACCCGCACGCCCGCGTGGCCTGCGAAACCATGGTCAAGACCGGCGTTGCCATCGTTGGCGGTGAAATCACCACCAGCGCCTGGGTAGACCTGGAAGACCTGGTGCGCGGTGTGATCAAAGACATCGGCTACACCTCCTCAGACGTGGGCTACGACGGCGACACCTGTGGCGTGATCAATATCATCGGCAAACAATCTGTCGACATCGCCCAGGGCGTTGACCGCCAAAAGCCGGAAGACCAGGGCGCCGGCGACCAGGGCCTGATGTTCGGCTACGCCAGCAACGAAACCGACGTGCTGATGCCAGCCCCGATCACCTTCTCTCACCGGCTGGTACAGCGCCAGGCCGAAGCCCGCAAAAGCGGCCTGCTGCCGTGGCTGCGCCCGGACGCCAAGAGCCAGGTTACCTGCCGCTATGAGAACGGCCAGGTGGTTGGTATTGATGCCGTGGTTCTGTCCACCCAGCACGATCCGGACGTGACCCAAGAAGACCTGAAAGAAGCGGTAATGGAGCTGATCGTCAAGCACACGCTGCCGGAAGAACTGCTGCACAAAGACACCCAGTTCCACATCAACCCGACCGGCAAGTTCGTGATCGGCGGCCCGGTGGGCGACTGTGGCCTGACCGGCCGTAAGATCATCGTAGACACCTACGGCGGCATGGCCCGCCACGGTGGCGGTGCGTTCTCCGGCAAAGACCCCTCGAAGGTTGACCGTTCTGCAGCCTATGCCGGTCGTTACGTGGCCAAGAACATCGTGGCCGCCGGCCTGGCCGAGAAGTGCGAGATTCAGGTGTCCTACGCCATCGGTGTCGCCCAGCCGACCTCCATTTCTTTGAACACCTTCGGCACCGGCAAGATCAGCGACGACAAGATCATCGACCTGGTACGCGCACACTTCGACCTGCGCCCGTATGCGATCACCAACATGCTGGACCTGCTGCACCCGATGTACCGGGCCACAGCAGCCTACGGCCACTTCGGCCGCGATCCATACGAGATGACCGTTGGCGGCAAGACCTTCACCGCGTTCCCGTGGGAGAAGACCGACCGTGCTTCGGCTCTGAAGGACGCTGCGGGCATCTGA
- a CDS encoding transporter substrate-binding domain-containing protein, protein MSTKWLKTLGAGLALSVAASTVSAETLRVVTDPSFVPFEMMDQETGEMIGFDMDIISEVAERAGFEYNLQTMDFNGIIPALQTGNVDIAIAGITITEERKQIVDFSDPYYDSGLRILVRANNSDVDELSDLEGKKVGTKIGSTSYDFLMQNLDNNGGVTPYPGSSDMYMALMSRAIDAVFYDAPNVGYFASTRGEGRVKTVGQLYEGQQYGIALKKGSQWVGPVNEALASIKEDGTYKTIYEKWFGPMPEDK, encoded by the coding sequence ATGAGCACGAAATGGCTGAAAACACTGGGCGCTGGTCTGGCATTGTCGGTTGCAGCGTCAACCGTTAGTGCAGAAACCCTCCGAGTGGTGACCGACCCAAGTTTTGTCCCCTTTGAAATGATGGACCAGGAAACCGGCGAGATGATCGGTTTCGACATGGATATCATCTCTGAGGTGGCCGAGCGCGCGGGCTTTGAGTACAACCTGCAGACCATGGATTTCAATGGCATTATCCCGGCCCTGCAAACCGGCAACGTGGATATCGCTATCGCCGGCATTACCATCACCGAAGAGCGCAAGCAGATTGTCGATTTCTCTGACCCCTACTACGACTCCGGCCTGCGGATTCTGGTGCGGGCAAACAACAGTGATGTCGATGAGCTTTCTGATCTTGAGGGCAAAAAAGTTGGCACCAAGATCGGCAGCACCAGTTACGACTTCCTGATGCAAAACCTGGATAACAATGGCGGTGTCACGCCGTACCCGGGCAGCTCCGATATGTATATGGCACTGATGTCCCGAGCCATTGATGCGGTGTTCTACGATGCCCCGAACGTTGGCTACTTTGCCAGCACCCGTGGCGAAGGCCGGGTGAAAACCGTCGGCCAGCTTTATGAAGGCCAGCAGTACGGTATCGCCCTGAAAAAGGGCAGCCAATGGGTTGGCCCGGTCAACGAAGCACTTGCCTCTATTAAGGAAGACGGTACCTACAAGACCATTTATGAAAAATGGTTTGGCCCCATGCCTGAAGACAAGTAA
- the tkt gene encoding transketolase: MSSRKDLANAIRALSMDAVQKAKSGHPGAPMGMADIAEVLWNDYLSHNPANPQWANRDRFVLSNGHGSMLQYSLLHLSGYDVSIDDIKNFRQLHSKTPGHPEYGYTPGIETTTGPLGQGIANAVGFALAEKSLAAQFNRPGHEIVDHYTYAFLGDGCLMEGISHEVASLAGTLGLGKLVFFYDDNGISIDGEVEGWFTDDTPKRFESYGWQVIPNVDGHDADAIRAAIEAARANTDQPTIICCKTIIGFGSPNKQGKEDCHGAPLGDDEIALTREALGWQHGPFEVPSEIYAAWDAKEKGAAAQKAWEEKFAAYEKAEPELAAEFKRRMAGELPADFAQKAQAYIQECQDKGDTIASRKASQNTLNAYGPLLPELMGGSADLAGSNLTIWSGCKGVTKDDASGNYIYYGVREFGMAAIMNGIALHGGFVPYGATFLIFMEYCRNAVRMAALMKQRSIFVFTHDSIGLGEDGPTHQPIEQMASLRTTPNMSTWRPADTVESAVAWKAALERNDGPTAMVFSRQNLPHQQRDAEQLANVAKGGYVLSDSEGTPELILIATGSEVALAQDVAAKLREQGKAVRVVSMPSTDVFDAQSAEYKQQVLPLEVTNRIAIEAGIADYWYKYVGLDGRVVGMTTFGESAPAGELFKEFGFTVDNILEVADELLDA, translated from the coding sequence ATGTCGTCCCGTAAAGATCTCGCCAACGCCATTCGCGCGCTGAGCATGGATGCGGTTCAGAAAGCCAAGTCCGGCCACCCGGGTGCGCCCATGGGTATGGCGGATATCGCCGAGGTACTGTGGAACGATTACCTCAGCCACAACCCGGCCAACCCTCAGTGGGCCAACCGTGACCGCTTTGTGCTGTCTAACGGCCATGGCTCCATGCTGCAGTATTCCCTGCTGCACCTGAGTGGGTACGACGTCTCCATTGACGACATCAAGAACTTCCGCCAGTTGCACTCCAAAACCCCGGGCCACCCGGAATACGGCTATACGCCGGGCATCGAGACCACCACTGGCCCGCTGGGGCAGGGCATTGCCAATGCCGTTGGTTTCGCGTTGGCCGAGAAATCCCTGGCGGCGCAGTTCAACCGCCCGGGCCACGAGATTGTTGATCACTACACCTACGCCTTCCTGGGCGATGGCTGCCTGATGGAAGGCATCTCCCACGAAGTCGCCTCCCTGGCCGGTACTTTGGGCCTGGGTAAACTGGTGTTCTTCTACGACGACAACGGCATTTCCATTGATGGTGAAGTAGAAGGCTGGTTTACCGACGACACGCCCAAGCGTTTCGAATCCTACGGCTGGCAGGTTATCCCGAACGTGGATGGCCACGATGCCGATGCCATTCGTGCGGCCATCGAAGCGGCCCGCGCGAATACCGATCAGCCCACCATCATCTGCTGCAAAACCATCATCGGCTTTGGTTCCCCCAATAAACAGGGCAAGGAAGATTGCCACGGCGCCCCGCTGGGTGACGATGAAATCGCCCTGACCCGGGAAGCGCTGGGCTGGCAGCACGGTCCGTTTGAAGTTCCTTCTGAAATTTACGCAGCCTGGGATGCCAAAGAAAAAGGCGCCGCTGCCCAGAAGGCATGGGAAGAGAAATTCGCCGCCTACGAAAAAGCCGAGCCGGAACTGGCCGCTGAGTTCAAGCGCCGTATGGCCGGCGAACTGCCGGCAGATTTCGCCCAGAAGGCACAGGCCTACATTCAGGAATGCCAGGACAAGGGCGACACCATCGCTTCCCGTAAGGCATCCCAGAACACCCTGAACGCCTATGGCCCGCTGCTGCCGGAACTGATGGGCGGCTCCGCCGACCTGGCCGGTTCCAACCTGACCATCTGGTCTGGCTGCAAAGGCGTGACCAAAGACGACGCCTCCGGCAACTACATCTATTACGGTGTACGTGAGTTCGGAATGGCCGCCATTATGAACGGCATCGCCCTGCACGGCGGTTTTGTTCCCTACGGCGCCACCTTCCTGATCTTCATGGAATACTGCCGCAACGCGGTACGCATGGCGGCCCTCATGAAGCAGCGCTCCATCTTTGTCTTCACCCACGACTCCATCGGTCTGGGCGAAGACGGTCCCACGCACCAGCCCATTGAACAGATGGCCAGCCTGCGCACCACGCCGAACATGAGCACGTGGCGCCCGGCCGACACCGTGGAATCTGCGGTGGCCTGGAAAGCCGCCCTCGAGCGCAACGACGGCCCCACCGCCATGGTGTTCTCTCGTCAGAACCTGCCGCACCAGCAGCGTGACGCCGAGCAGCTGGCCAACGTTGCCAAGGGTGGCTACGTGCTGTCTGACAGCGAAGGCACCCCGGAGCTGATCCTGATTGCCACCGGCTCTGAAGTGGCCCTGGCCCAGGACGTTGCCGCCAAGCTGCGCGAGCAGGGCAAGGCTGTGCGTGTGGTGTCCATGCCGTCTACCGATGTATTCGACGCCCAGAGCGCCGAGTACAAGCAACAGGTGCTGCCGCTGGAAGTCACCAACCGCATCGCCATCGAAGCCGGCATTGCTGACTACTGGTACAAGTACGTGGGCCTGGACGGCCGGGTTGTGGGCATGACCACCTTCGGTGAGTCTGCGCCTGCTGGCGAGTTGTTCAAGGAATTCGGCTTCACCGTCGACAACATCCTGGAAGTGGCTGACGAGCTCCTGGACGCCTGA